In a genomic window of Bacillota bacterium:
- a CDS encoding transposase — ARRTDRLERLLEKMALAMSAEAASRTAQALGIPVSADTLVRIVLRIPLPPVPQVRVLAVDDWAWRKGHRDGTLLCDLERRRPVDLLLDRSPETLAAWLVAHPGIQVVVRDRAEAYAQGARRGAPDAIQVADRWHLLKNLGEALERFFQALRLPPVGPTPPTPAVPSVAGPAASRAPSRRALERAARWNRRRERFEQVRALHAQGLGVREISRRMHLRRVTVRRYLSSVAVPGTGPRRTRPSQLDPYRAYIIQRWEQGCRNAREIYRELRCMGYPGGRSRVAEVVTALRRSAGVSKDACLQMRPMTAR; from the coding sequence GCCCGGCGGACGGATCGCCTCGAGCGGCTGCTGGAGAAGATGGCCCTGGCCATGAGCGCCGAGGCCGCCTCCCGCACGGCCCAGGCGCTCGGCATCCCGGTCAGCGCGGACACCTTGGTACGCATCGTGCTACGGATCCCGCTGCCCCCCGTGCCCCAGGTCCGGGTGCTGGCAGTCGACGATTGGGCGTGGCGCAAAGGACACCGCGATGGCACGCTCTTGTGCGACTTGGAACGCAGGCGGCCGGTGGACCTGCTCCTCGACCGGTCCCCGGAGACGCTGGCCGCGTGGCTTGTGGCGCATCCGGGCATCCAGGTCGTCGTCCGAGACCGCGCGGAGGCCTATGCTCAAGGGGCCCGGCGGGGGGCTCCCGATGCGATCCAGGTGGCCGACCGGTGGCACCTGCTGAAGAACCTGGGCGAGGCGCTGGAACGCTTCTTCCAGGCGCTGCGCTTACCACCCGTGGGGCCTACTCCGCCGACACCGGCCGTTCCCTCGGTGGCCGGTCCGGCCGCTTCACGGGCTCCATCCCGCCGCGCGCTGGAGCGGGCGGCTCGCTGGAACCGGCGGCGCGAGCGTTTCGAACAGGTTCGGGCCCTCCATGCGCAGGGGCTCGGTGTCCGGGAAATCAGCCGACGCATGCACCTCCGTCGTGTGACGGTCCGGCGCTATCTCTCCAGCGTTGCCGTGCCCGGAACGGGCCCCCGCCGCACGCGCCCGAGTCAGCTGGATCCGTACCGGGCCTATATCATCCAGCGGTGGGAGCAGGGGTGCCGCAACGCCCGGGAGATCTATCGGGAACTGCGCTGCATGGGGTATCCGGGAGGCCGTTCCCGGGTCGCCGAGGTAGTGACCGCCCTGCGCCGGTCGGCGGGCGTCTCGAAGGACGCGTGTCTCCAGATGCGCCCGATGACCGCCCGGTAG
- a CDS encoding transposase, whose product MFWKAPARRSEDEVAFLTSLARSDGQYARVWSLAEPFARRVRERQADTLAAWIDAVKRDTVRPLMGFAHRLEQDFPAVYEALRLPWSNGLTEGWIHKLKALKRMMYGRAGLELLRHRLLCGT is encoded by the coding sequence TTGTTCTGGAAAGCTCCCGCCCGTCGGTCGGAAGACGAGGTCGCTTTTCTGACGTCTCTGGCCCGCTCCGACGGGCAGTATGCCAGGGTCTGGAGCCTCGCCGAGCCGTTCGCGCGAAGGGTGCGGGAGCGTCAAGCCGACACCCTGGCGGCGTGGATCGATGCGGTGAAGCGGGATACGGTTCGGCCCTTGATGGGCTTCGCCCATCGCCTCGAACAGGACTTCCCGGCGGTGTACGAGGCGTTGCGCCTGCCGTGGAGCAACGGCCTCACGGAAGGGTGGATCCACAAGCTGAAGGCCCTGAAGCGCATGATGTATGGCCGGGCGGGACTGGAGCTCTTACGCCACCGGCTCCTTTGCGGCACCTGA